From a region of the Petrotoga sp. 9PWA.NaAc.5.4 genome:
- a CDS encoding CoA-binding protein, protein MDLKNIKNIALIGASPNKEKFGYKIFKDLTKKGYTVYLVNPNHDEIEGIKTYKSIKDLPKEKIDLMVFVIPPQLGIKILKEAYEVGFRKFWFQPGAESEEIENYLEGLKDVDYSLIKCIMVETSKLL, encoded by the coding sequence ATAGATTTAAAAAATATAAAAAACATCGCATTAATTGGTGCCTCGCCAAATAAAGAAAAATTTGGATATAAAATATTTAAAGATCTAACAAAAAAAGGATACACAGTCTATTTAGTAAACCCCAATCATGATGAAATTGAAGGAATAAAAACTTACAAATCAATAAAAGATCTTCCTAAAGAAAAAATTGATTTGATGGTTTTTGTTATTCCACCCCAACTTGGAATAAAAATCCTTAAAGAAGCATATGAAGTAGGATTCAGAAAATTTTGGTTTCAACCAGGAGCAGAATCAGAAGAAATTGAAAATTATCTTGAAGGTTTAAAAGATGTCGATTATTCTTTAATAAAGTGCATAATGGTTGAGACAAGTAAATTATTATAA
- the sufU gene encoding Fe-S cluster assembly sulfur transfer protein SufU, with the protein MVKIGLEDLYSDIILDYAKNSKYKKEISSASKSEGKNMSCGDEITLFVKVKDDVIEEISFLGHGCIISQASAAMMCEILEGKTLQEATQIFEEVINMSQGNDFNKELIDGVGIFSDISNFPMRTKCFTLAWHTFEEALKSYHNRSEKL; encoded by the coding sequence GTGGTTAAAATAGGATTAGAAGATTTATACTCAGATATAATTTTGGATTACGCAAAAAATAGTAAGTACAAAAAAGAAATATCTTCTGCGAGTAAATCCGAAGGAAAGAACATGTCTTGTGGCGATGAAATTACTTTATTTGTAAAAGTAAAAGATGATGTTATAGAAGAAATTTCTTTTCTTGGCCATGGTTGTATCATAAGTCAAGCTTCGGCTGCAATGATGTGTGAAATATTAGAAGGAAAAACATTGCAAGAGGCAACGCAAATATTTGAAGAGGTTATAAATATGTCTCAAGGCAATGATTTTAATAAAGAATTAATCGATGGAGTGGGAATTTTTTCTGATATATCAAACTTTCCAATGAGAACAAAATGTTTTACTTTAGCATGGCATACCTTTGAAGAAGCGCTTAAAAGCTACCATAACAGGAGTGAAAAATTATGA
- a CDS encoding SufS family cysteine desulfurase, with amino-acid sequence MLSSKEYKELFPALKRKINGHDLIYLDNAATTLRSKEVMDAVCEYSLNHHANVHRSSHTLAAEATKMYEDARERVANFIDAENEEIIFTKGATESINLIAYSLATSKIIQPEEEILITTLEHHANFVPWQQIGKIFNIRVKYYQAKNGIFNFDDYLTYISHKTRVISITAVSNVTGQVIPIEELISKVRQIRKDIIIVVDGAQSVPHLPTNVKKMDADFLVFSGHKMLGPTGVGVLFGKKEYLNKINPFLFGGEMIDKVTTKDTSFNILPYKFEAGTPNVDGAVGLAKAIEILEDIGMQNIKEHDKILTDYAIEQLKLLNFLEIYGPKNESQCSIVSFNVKGIHPHDVSQLLNDLYGIAIRSGHHCAQPIMEELGVKSTCRISFYIYNEKEDIDKLILGLKKVWEWLK; translated from the coding sequence ATGCTGTCTTCCAAAGAATATAAAGAGTTATTTCCTGCCTTAAAAAGAAAGATAAATGGACATGATTTAATTTACCTTGATAATGCAGCGACTACTTTAAGATCTAAAGAAGTTATGGACGCTGTATGTGAGTATAGTTTAAATCATCATGCTAATGTTCATAGATCTTCTCATACTTTAGCTGCTGAGGCTACCAAGATGTACGAAGATGCAAGAGAGAGAGTTGCAAATTTTATAGACGCAGAAAATGAAGAAATAATTTTTACAAAAGGTGCGACCGAATCAATAAACTTAATTGCGTATTCACTGGCTACATCTAAGATTATTCAACCTGAAGAAGAAATCCTTATAACAACTTTGGAACATCATGCTAACTTTGTTCCATGGCAGCAGATAGGCAAAATTTTTAATATAAGAGTAAAATACTACCAAGCAAAAAATGGGATTTTTAATTTTGACGATTATTTAACATATATTTCTCATAAAACAAGGGTAATAAGTATAACCGCGGTTTCAAATGTTACAGGACAAGTAATTCCGATAGAAGAATTAATAAGTAAAGTTAGACAAATCAGAAAAGATATAATAATTGTCGTTGATGGAGCTCAATCTGTTCCACATCTTCCAACAAACGTAAAAAAAATGGACGCAGATTTTTTGGTATTTTCAGGCCATAAAATGCTTGGCCCCACAGGAGTTGGGGTTTTATTTGGTAAAAAAGAGTATTTAAATAAGATAAACCCTTTTTTATTTGGCGGTGAAATGATAGATAAAGTTACTACAAAAGATACATCTTTTAATATCTTACCCTATAAATTTGAAGCTGGAACACCTAACGTTGATGGTGCGGTAGGTTTAGCTAAAGCAATAGAAATATTAGAAGATATAGGAATGCAGAATATTAAAGAACACGATAAAATATTGACTGATTATGCAATAGAACAATTAAAGTTATTGAATTTTTTGGAAATTTACGGTCCAAAAAACGAAAGCCAATGTTCCATCGTATCTTTCAATGTGAAAGGAATTCATCCACATGATGTATCCCAGCTCTTGAATGATTTATACGGAATAGCCATAAGAAGCGGGCATCATTGTGCTCAGCCGATAATGGAAGAGTTGGGAGTAAAATCGACCTGCAGAATAAGTTTTTACATATATAATGAAAAAGAAGACATTGACAAACTTATATTAGGATTAAAAAAAGTTTGGGAGTGGTTAAAATAG
- a CDS encoding SufD family Fe-S cluster assembly protein, which yields MDTIFEKAIDMRHNNLKAVEWQVPQIKPKRDYGEFEFQSSLEHISSDLLKTYKSYRYEAYKNWGFPKWKRSNLNGYEPLKYVSVVPVSVKGKIKGINGIDEEGIEILAKYDFEGAHRKFLLMAEAFSNTGFYLKTEEGESLDPVIINYDWKFPIYETSVYNIKPNSRATVIRIVRSKNFEEGFKTTSNRIIIHENASFELININLNGDNDINIDNILLEVKENAHVKVTDIQVGGKISAPHIVFRLSEKGANASLYPYFLGSRKNVIDMLYLLRFYAPETVGIINGKGVIKDESKAIFRGFLDLKRGAKEASASESEYTLTLSEKAKAEAIPSLIVDENEVNAAHAASVGTIEKEKLYYLMTRGFSLEEAKRLIAYGIFEPAIETVKTFVEDISQEVKDAVFQRI from the coding sequence TTGGATACAATATTTGAAAAAGCAATAGATATGAGACATAACAACTTAAAAGCAGTTGAATGGCAAGTGCCTCAAATAAAACCTAAAAGAGATTATGGAGAATTTGAATTTCAATCTTCATTGGAGCATATATCAAGCGATTTATTAAAAACATATAAGAGTTATAGATATGAAGCATATAAAAATTGGGGCTTTCCTAAATGGAAAAGATCAAATCTAAATGGGTATGAGCCTTTAAAATATGTTTCTGTTGTTCCTGTGAGTGTTAAAGGAAAAATAAAAGGAATAAACGGAATCGATGAAGAAGGCATAGAAATACTTGCAAAATATGATTTTGAGGGTGCCCACAGGAAATTTCTTTTAATGGCGGAAGCCTTTTCTAATACAGGATTTTATTTAAAAACTGAGGAAGGAGAAAGTTTAGATCCCGTTATAATTAATTATGATTGGAAATTTCCTATATATGAAACCTCTGTTTACAATATAAAGCCGAACTCTCGAGCAACTGTTATAAGAATTGTAAGATCTAAGAACTTTGAAGAAGGGTTTAAGACTACCTCTAATAGGATTATTATCCATGAAAATGCTTCTTTTGAATTGATAAACATTAATCTAAATGGTGATAACGATATCAATATTGACAATATTTTGTTAGAAGTAAAAGAAAATGCTCATGTAAAAGTCACAGATATACAGGTTGGAGGTAAAATTTCAGCACCTCATATAGTTTTTAGATTATCAGAAAAAGGAGCTAATGCTTCACTTTACCCTTATTTTCTTGGAAGCCGTAAAAATGTAATAGATATGCTTTATTTATTGAGGTTCTATGCTCCTGAAACAGTAGGTATTATAAACGGGAAAGGAGTTATAAAAGACGAATCAAAAGCCATATTTAGAGGATTCCTCGATTTGAAAAGAGGGGCAAAGGAAGCGAGTGCGTCGGAATCAGAATATACGCTTACTCTTTCAGAAAAAGCTAAAGCGGAGGCCATCCCGAGCCTAATAGTAGATGAAAACGAAGTAAACGCTGCCCATGCTGCAAGTGTAGGAACTATAGAAAAAGAAAAATTATATTATCTTATGACACGTGGATTTTCTTTAGAAGAAGCAAAAAGACTCATAGCTTACGGTATATTCGAGCCGGCTATAGAAACAGTGAAAACTTTTGTGGAAGACATAAGTCAGGAGGTAAAAGATGCTGTCTTCCAAAGAATATAA